From the Psychrobacillus sp. FSL K6-4046 genome, one window contains:
- a CDS encoding DUF6054 family protein, whose product MKDVRDFYVDITPIEALRVIEQSIVTGSISGKVLDVYKRSVGDQEIVVCVIEKFYYRTSNRASLTITLDNLEEFTKVHAVASGGGAGAFMRFDWGAGGNFVESVSRALDQYIVEQ is encoded by the coding sequence ATGAAAGACGTGCGAGATTTTTATGTGGATATTACACCTATTGAGGCATTAAGGGTAATAGAACAATCAATTGTCACAGGATCTATATCTGGTAAGGTGTTAGACGTATATAAGCGCTCTGTAGGAGACCAAGAGATAGTTGTTTGTGTAATAGAAAAATTCTATTATCGAACAAGTAATAGAGCATCTTTAACTATCACATTAGACAATTTAGAGGAATTTACCAAGGTTCATGCAGTAGCCTCTGGTGGTGGGGCAGGAGCATTTATGCGTTTTGATTGGGGAGCTGGCGGTAATTTTGTAGAGAGTGTAAGCCGTGCTTTGGATCAGTATATTGTTGAACAGTGA
- a CDS encoding YhgE/Pip domain-containing protein, which translates to MGAFKLLGVELSKLTEKKGVLFSLIGVLLIPIVYAAVLLSATWDPYDNLDNLPVAFVNNDAGAESGGAPINVGNDLVADLKQNPALGWDFVSKEEAEKGLKSQKYYMTIEIPEDFSSKVTTVLDANPQVAEIIYTQNEGLNFMASQVTKSATEKIREQLGNKITETYTKTLFARFGDISNGFASGADGSNKLYEGTTSLSAGTSQLLQSLNEKSGDVQKLAVGAKTAEDGASQLLSSIKSGENDIKKLAAGSKEVVQGLDSLKAGSDQVLNGLKTVNTGSSTLSTGLEKQLKPGAEQLAGGIAKVTESTKTLSGGSQNLTEGLKGYLAKHPELAKDVEFMTLVGTSDAISKGLTQFDQQVQPLKQGADALVAGATQLTTGSKQLNAGINQLVEGQTAANAGINRLKTGANQVANGNATVASSWTKIGNAVTDLKAGLTQISDGNQTVAVGWETMTLGVTSLNDGANQLQSGSQELQTGLAGGAEQVNGIQVSEANIAKFSNPVSFKGETVNSYNYYRDSTAPYIISLALFVGILILSFIVDFKRPVTLPGSLFSWYASKLMQLSLFAVAQGLLVSLFSLFFLKLQVTNAGLFILFTVFVSLAFMSIVFFLIALGGNIGRFIALAFIVLQLSTTGSNLPIPMLPENLQALSKFLPLTYSNAGLKSVISLGDPGFMLANGFVLLICLVAFLVLTFIVFAVSYKHVSRYIAERNPVTEATV; encoded by the coding sequence ATGGGTGCGTTCAAATTGTTGGGCGTGGAATTATCCAAGCTAACAGAGAAAAAAGGGGTATTATTTTCACTAATTGGAGTTTTGCTAATTCCAATTGTCTATGCAGCAGTTTTGTTATCTGCTACATGGGATCCGTATGACAATCTAGATAATTTACCTGTAGCGTTTGTTAATAATGATGCAGGTGCTGAATCAGGGGGAGCCCCAATAAATGTGGGGAATGATTTAGTGGCAGATTTGAAGCAAAATCCAGCCTTAGGATGGGATTTTGTTTCGAAAGAGGAAGCCGAAAAAGGACTCAAGAGTCAGAAGTATTATATGACGATTGAGATTCCAGAGGACTTTTCTAGCAAGGTAACAACCGTGCTAGATGCTAATCCACAGGTAGCAGAAATAATTTATACACAAAATGAAGGCTTGAACTTCATGGCTTCACAGGTGACGAAAAGTGCTACAGAAAAAATTCGTGAACAGCTAGGAAACAAAATTACGGAAACCTACACCAAAACATTATTTGCACGATTTGGTGATATTTCTAATGGATTTGCTTCCGGTGCTGATGGTTCTAACAAATTGTATGAGGGTACAACAAGTCTTTCGGCAGGTACAAGTCAACTGCTACAATCTTTAAACGAAAAATCAGGAGATGTTCAGAAGCTTGCAGTTGGAGCTAAAACTGCTGAGGATGGAGCTAGCCAATTACTTAGCTCGATTAAAAGCGGAGAGAATGACATTAAAAAGCTGGCTGCAGGATCAAAAGAGGTTGTGCAAGGCTTAGATTCTCTAAAAGCTGGATCTGACCAGGTATTGAATGGTTTAAAGACTGTTAACACAGGTAGTTCCACATTATCTACAGGCTTAGAAAAACAGTTGAAACCAGGGGCAGAGCAGTTAGCAGGTGGAATTGCTAAAGTGACAGAATCTACGAAAACGCTTTCAGGAGGATCTCAAAATCTTACGGAAGGCTTGAAGGGTTATTTAGCAAAACATCCTGAGCTTGCAAAAGATGTGGAATTTATGACGCTTGTAGGAACAAGTGATGCAATTTCAAAAGGTCTCACTCAATTTGATCAGCAAGTTCAACCATTAAAGCAGGGTGCTGACGCTTTAGTTGCTGGAGCGACTCAGCTTACCACAGGGTCTAAGCAGCTGAATGCTGGGATCAATCAACTTGTAGAAGGACAAACGGCAGCTAATGCTGGGATCAATCGACTTAAAACAGGGGCAAATCAAGTGGCTAATGGGAATGCCACTGTTGCAAGTTCTTGGACGAAGATTGGCAATGCAGTTACTGATTTAAAGGCAGGGCTTACACAAATTAGTGATGGTAACCAAACTGTTGCAGTTGGTTGGGAGACAATGACTTTAGGGGTAACATCACTAAACGATGGTGCAAATCAATTGCAATCTGGAAGCCAAGAGCTTCAAACTGGCTTAGCAGGTGGAGCGGAACAAGTAAATGGTATTCAGGTGAGTGAAGCTAATATAGCTAAATTCTCTAATCCGGTTAGTTTTAAGGGGGAGACGGTGAACAGCTATAATTATTACCGTGATTCTACAGCCCCATATATTATTTCTTTAGCTTTATTTGTTGGAATTTTAATCTTATCTTTTATCGTTGATTTCAAAAGACCAGTTACTTTGCCAGGTTCATTATTTAGCTGGTATGCAAGTAAACTTATGCAGCTTTCATTATTTGCAGTTGCTCAAGGTTTATTAGTATCTTTATTTTCATTATTCTTCTTGAAACTTCAGGTTACTAATGCGGGATTATTTATACTGTTTACTGTTTTTGTAAGTCTAGCGTTTATGTCTATTGTATTCTTCTTGATAGCATTAGGAGGTAATATTGGTCGATTTATTGCTCTTGCATTCATCGTTCTTCAATTATCTACAACAGGCTCGAACCTACCAATACCTATGTTACCGGAGAACTTACAAGCGCTTAGTAAATTCTTACCGCTAACGTATTCTAATGCAGGGCTTAAATCCGTTATTTCTTTAGGAGATCCAGGGTTTATGCTGGCAAATGGTTTTGTACTTCTAATTTGCTTAGTGGCATTCCTTGTACTGACATTTATCGTATTTGCTGTCAGCTACAAGCATGTATCTCGCTACATTGCAGAAAGAAATCCAGTAACAGAAGCTACAGTGTAA
- the pepT gene encoding peptidase T has translation MKEILIDRLTRYAKIDTQSNAASSSCPSTEGQWDLLHLLEKELAELGMEEITLDDNGYLFASLPANTNKDVPTIGFLAHVDTATDYTGKNVNPQLIESYDGRDIQLNKNTVMSIADFPELTKYVGQTLMTTDGSTLLGADNKAGIAIIMTAMEYFLQNPEVKHGKIRVAFTPDEEIGRGPHKFDVETFGAKYAYTMDGGPLGELQYESFNAASVKVTTHGKSVHPGSAKGKMVNSITMATKFQSHMPVDEVPEKTSGDEGFIHLMSFNGDVEKSELGYIIRDHDRQKFEAKKQLFLDVAEKFKAEYGEHAIVVDVRDQYYNMGEKITPVMEIVDIAKDVMISLDIEPLIIPIRGGTDGSQLSFMGMPTPNIFTGGENYHGKYEYISINAMEKATEVMKGIIQTFENKA, from the coding sequence ATGAAAGAAATTCTTATTGATCGATTAACTAGATACGCTAAAATAGATACACAATCCAATGCCGCTAGCTCTTCTTGTCCTTCTACTGAAGGTCAGTGGGACTTACTTCATTTATTGGAGAAGGAATTAGCAGAACTTGGGATGGAAGAGATCACATTAGATGATAATGGATACTTGTTTGCCTCTCTACCAGCTAACACAAATAAGGATGTGCCTACAATCGGCTTTTTGGCACATGTGGATACAGCAACAGATTACACAGGAAAAAATGTAAATCCTCAGCTAATTGAAAGCTATGACGGACGAGACATTCAACTGAATAAGAATACTGTTATGTCAATTGCAGACTTCCCTGAATTAACAAAGTACGTTGGTCAAACACTAATGACTACAGATGGATCGACCTTATTAGGAGCTGACAACAAAGCAGGTATAGCTATTATCATGACTGCTATGGAATACTTCCTTCAAAACCCCGAAGTAAAACACGGGAAAATACGTGTGGCCTTTACGCCTGACGAGGAAATAGGTCGCGGACCACATAAATTTGATGTAGAAACATTCGGAGCTAAATACGCGTACACAATGGACGGAGGTCCACTTGGGGAACTGCAATATGAGAGCTTTAACGCTGCTAGTGTTAAAGTCACTACCCATGGGAAAAGTGTACATCCTGGCTCTGCTAAAGGAAAAATGGTGAACTCCATTACGATGGCAACTAAATTCCAATCCCATATGCCTGTGGATGAAGTTCCAGAAAAAACTAGTGGGGACGAAGGTTTTATTCACTTGATGTCCTTTAACGGGGATGTAGAAAAATCAGAGCTAGGCTACATTATTCGTGATCACGACCGCCAAAAATTCGAAGCTAAAAAACAACTGTTTCTAGATGTTGCAGAAAAATTTAAAGCTGAATACGGAGAACACGCAATCGTGGTGGATGTAAGAGATCAATATTATAATATGGGTGAAAAAATTACACCTGTTATGGAAATTGTAGATATTGCTAAGGATGTTATGATTTCCTTAGACATAGAACCATTAATTATCCCTATCCGTGGCGGGACAGATGGCTCTCAGCTTTCCTTCATGGGTATGCCAACACCAAACATCTTTACAGGTGGAGAAAACTATCATGGGAAATATGAGTATATCTCTATAAATGCAATGGAAAAAGCTACAGAAGTAATGAAAGGGATTATTCAAACCTTTGAAAATAAAGCATAA
- a CDS encoding lysoplasmalogenase: protein MSSKILAITIAIMGIIYIFLIPHDPVGIKIMFKLIPMLLIILFASVQPPGLPKSYKTLIILGLFICMLADGLIYWFIIGLITFLIGHIVYIFAFRRIKKNTIPKWAAALLLLYGLIMIIWIAGTLWTEGEFVLVVAVVLYIGVILTMGWHALQTGNRFAIIGAILFIFSDSILAINKFIVAIPYEHALVMLSYYGAQFLFSYSIFSHYSSTRNNLLK, encoded by the coding sequence ATGTCAAGTAAAATATTAGCAATTACAATTGCGATTATGGGAATTATTTATATATTTTTGATACCTCATGATCCGGTTGGTATTAAAATAATGTTCAAACTTATTCCTATGCTGCTTATTATTCTTTTTGCAAGTGTTCAACCACCTGGTTTACCCAAGAGCTACAAGACACTTATCATATTAGGATTATTTATATGTATGCTAGCAGACGGACTAATTTATTGGTTTATTATTGGTCTCATCACATTTTTAATAGGACATATCGTTTATATTTTTGCGTTCAGAAGAATAAAGAAAAACACAATCCCTAAGTGGGCAGCAGCTTTGTTACTTCTTTATGGGCTTATTATGATTATTTGGATTGCAGGCACCTTATGGACTGAAGGAGAATTTGTTTTAGTAGTTGCTGTTGTTCTGTATATAGGTGTTATTTTAACTATGGGCTGGCATGCATTACAGACAGGTAATAGGTTCGCCATAATTGGTGCCATCTTATTTATATTCTCTGATTCCATCCTAGCGATTAATAAGTTTATAGTAGCTATCCCTTATGAGCATGCACTTGTAATGCTCTCCTACTATGGTGCACAATTTCTCTTCTCATACAGTATATTTTCGCATTATTCCTCAACACGGAATAATCTGTTAAAATAA
- a CDS encoding M3 family oligoendopeptidase translates to MVTFKEYEYKRPDLQEMKTAFHSLLDKMKEATSVEEQNSIIEEINSIRNNFSTQANLVYIRASIDTNDEFYQKERDFLDEISPEVDELVTEYYKVLVASPYRNELEKKWGNQLFDLADFQIKGFSSELIGLMQKENKLTSDYSKLVASAEVEFEGEKYTLAQLGKFTESTDREIRKKAREASIGFFQENEAKFDDIYDQLVKLRHEMATTLGYKNFVELGYIRMNRIDYNAEMVKKFRDQVRDYIVPLANKLHERQAKRIGVEKLKFYDEPLNFLTGNATPQGSPQWIIDNGKKMYEELSPETAEFFQFMIDRDLMDLEAKKGKEAGGYCTFIDDYESPYIFSNFNGTSGDIDVLTHEAGHAFQVYTSRNIGIPEYIWPTFESCEIHSMSMEFFTWPWMELFFKDQTEKYKFAHLSSGLLFLPYGVAVDEFQHIVYENPEMTPAERKAAWRKIEQAYLPHRDYDGNSYYEAGGFWQRQGHIYASPFYYIDYTLAQICAFQFWKRSREDRDSAWKDYLHLCKLGGSMSFTKLVKEANLISPFEEGCVESVIGTIEDYLNSVDDAAL, encoded by the coding sequence TTGGTTACATTCAAAGAATACGAATACAAAAGACCAGATTTGCAAGAAATGAAGACAGCTTTTCATAGTTTATTAGATAAAATGAAGGAAGCTACTTCTGTAGAGGAGCAAAATTCAATAATTGAAGAGATTAACTCGATTCGCAACAACTTCTCTACTCAAGCAAACCTTGTTTATATCCGAGCTTCTATCGATACAAACGATGAATTTTATCAAAAGGAACGCGATTTTTTAGATGAAATCAGTCCCGAGGTAGATGAGCTTGTCACAGAATACTACAAGGTTCTTGTAGCTTCCCCATACCGCAATGAGCTAGAAAAAAAGTGGGGCAACCAATTATTTGATTTGGCAGACTTTCAGATTAAAGGATTCTCTTCAGAGTTGATCGGCTTAATGCAAAAGGAAAACAAACTAACCTCTGACTACTCTAAGCTTGTTGCATCTGCAGAAGTAGAGTTCGAGGGAGAAAAATATACACTAGCACAGCTTGGAAAGTTTACAGAGTCTACAGACCGCGAAATAAGAAAGAAAGCTAGAGAAGCTTCTATTGGGTTTTTCCAAGAAAATGAAGCCAAATTTGATGACATCTATGACCAACTTGTTAAGCTACGTCATGAGATGGCAACTACTCTTGGCTACAAAAACTTTGTAGAGCTTGGTTATATTCGGATGAACAGAATCGACTATAATGCGGAGATGGTAAAAAAATTCCGTGACCAGGTTCGTGATTATATAGTTCCTCTTGCCAATAAGCTACACGAAAGACAGGCTAAACGCATTGGTGTAGAGAAGCTTAAATTTTATGATGAACCACTTAACTTTTTAACTGGAAATGCAACTCCACAAGGTTCTCCTCAATGGATTATCGACAATGGAAAGAAAATGTATGAGGAGCTTTCTCCAGAAACAGCGGAATTCTTCCAGTTTATGATTGACCGGGACCTAATGGATTTAGAAGCTAAAAAAGGAAAAGAAGCTGGAGGATATTGTACATTTATCGATGACTATGAATCTCCTTATATTTTCTCTAATTTCAATGGAACATCTGGAGATATTGATGTGTTAACTCATGAAGCAGGTCATGCTTTTCAGGTTTATACAAGTAGAAATATCGGGATACCGGAATATATCTGGCCAACGTTTGAATCCTGCGAGATCCACTCGATGAGTATGGAATTTTTCACTTGGCCATGGATGGAGCTTTTCTTCAAGGACCAAACAGAGAAATATAAATTTGCCCATCTAAGTAGTGGTCTTCTGTTCCTTCCTTACGGCGTGGCAGTAGACGAATTCCAGCACATTGTATATGAAAATCCAGAAATGACACCAGCAGAAAGAAAAGCAGCATGGAGAAAAATTGAGCAAGCGTACCTCCCTCATCGTGATTATGATGGAAACAGTTATTATGAGGCTGGTGGCTTCTGGCAGCGCCAAGGACATATATATGCAAGTCCTTTCTATTACATCGATTATACGTTGGCACAGATTTGTGCATTCCAATTTTGGAAGCGTTCAAGAGAGGATCGTGACTCTGCATGGAAGGATTACTTACACCTTTGTAAACTTGGGGGCTCTATGTCCTTCACTAAGCTTGTAAAAGAAGCTAACCTCATTTCTCCTTTTGAGGAAGGATGCGTCGAGTCTGTCATAGGTACAATTGAGGATTACTTAAACAGCGTAGATGATGCGGCTCTTTAA
- a CDS encoding DUF2087 domain-containing protein, which yields MRVIENFLDASMEEMKKGYVEEKECYQCLLCGEKVEKGLIYPENNVLYESERFMKLHIEKQHNSVFDHLIGLNKKLTGLTDHQNSLLQLFYEGRSDLEIQKELEIGSASTIRNHRFVLKEKERQAKIFLTMMELLKEKDRHAPNFLPIHKNATMVDDRYNITADEQAEVEKKFFPEGISGRMIKFPKKEKQKLATLRVIIKQFDKEKQYSEKEINEILKSIYDDYVTLRRYLVEYGFLDREDDGSAYWLKG from the coding sequence ATGAGAGTAATTGAAAACTTTTTGGACGCATCTATGGAAGAGATGAAAAAAGGGTATGTGGAGGAAAAGGAATGCTATCAATGTTTATTATGTGGGGAGAAAGTTGAAAAGGGCTTAATATATCCTGAAAATAATGTTTTGTATGAATCGGAGCGATTTATGAAGCTTCATATAGAGAAACAACATAACTCTGTATTTGATCATTTAATTGGCTTAAACAAAAAGCTAACTGGCTTGACGGACCATCAAAATAGCTTATTGCAACTGTTTTATGAAGGGAGAAGTGACTTAGAAATTCAAAAGGAGTTAGAGATAGGGAGTGCCTCGACTATTCGAAATCATCGATTTGTCTTGAAGGAAAAGGAACGCCAAGCAAAGATATTTTTGACAATGATGGAGCTGTTGAAGGAAAAGGACAGACATGCCCCTAATTTCCTGCCAATTCATAAAAACGCTACGATGGTAGACGATCGTTATAATATAACAGCTGATGAACAAGCAGAAGTAGAGAAAAAATTCTTCCCAGAGGGAATAAGTGGTCGGATGATTAAGTTTCCGAAAAAGGAAAAACAAAAGCTTGCAACACTACGAGTAATTATTAAGCAATTTGACAAGGAAAAGCAGTATAGCGAGAAAGAAATAAATGAAATTCTAAAAAGCATATACGATGACTATGTAACCCTCAGACGCTATTTAGTAGAGTACGGGTTTTTAGATAGAGAAGATGATGGTAGTGCTTATTGGTTAAAAGGATGA
- a CDS encoding YdcF family protein, translated as MSKKKRWIVVIPFIIIASSGLGMWMLTSKWLEDGLKPKADGSNEYAIVLGAKVKKGHIPSLALLYRLEAALDYAEKYPSVKLVVTGGQGQDEDIEEAIVMKNYLVENGIMESRIIVEDQSTSTYENLLYSQQLLPDSVTSVTIITSDFHLQRAKIIAEGIGWDADVVAARTPQISEAKLRLRERAALLKTFVSGE; from the coding sequence ATGAGCAAAAAAAAGAGGTGGATTGTGGTCATTCCATTCATAATAATCGCATCGAGCGGATTAGGTATGTGGATGCTTACAAGTAAATGGCTCGAGGATGGGTTAAAGCCTAAGGCCGACGGTTCCAATGAGTATGCCATTGTGTTAGGGGCCAAGGTCAAAAAAGGGCACATCCCTTCTCTAGCACTTCTTTATCGTTTGGAAGCAGCACTAGATTATGCTGAAAAATACCCATCTGTAAAACTTGTTGTTACTGGAGGACAGGGACAAGATGAGGATATAGAAGAAGCTATAGTCATGAAGAACTATCTCGTAGAGAATGGAATTATGGAGAGTCGAATTATAGTAGAAGATCAATCTACCTCTACGTATGAAAACCTTTTATACTCTCAACAGCTTCTCCCTGACAGCGTTACCTCTGTCACAATTATTACGAGTGATTTCCATTTACAGCGAGCAAAAATTATAGCTGAGGGAATAGGATGGGACGCAGACGTGGTAGCAGCTAGGACACCACAAATTTCAGAGGCAAAACTACGTTTGCGCGAAAGAGCGGCCTTGCTAAAAACCTTTGTCTCCGGAGAATAA
- a CDS encoding glycerol-3-phosphate acyltransferase, with translation MVVWIVSILLTGYIIGSLHGSKLAQWMSGVNIKKEGLNNSGASNATVVLGWKYGVLVGVIDILKGAIMIIGVRVLSEQWSLFSSSELDLLLYLAGAAVILGHNFPVFTKFKGGKGTASIIGVLLALHWPVGLAGLLILICVTLLTDYLLIGVLFFYLIFLGASVWTADGTGPILIAGFLFLMASFLHIENVQRLIRNEETKISSVIKKKKPSV, from the coding sequence ATGGTTGTTTGGATTGTTAGCATTCTCCTAACTGGCTACATTATTGGTTCGCTACATGGATCTAAACTCGCTCAATGGATGAGTGGAGTTAATATAAAAAAAGAAGGTCTAAATAATTCCGGAGCATCCAATGCTACTGTCGTACTTGGCTGGAAGTATGGTGTTTTAGTGGGAGTCATAGATATATTAAAGGGTGCCATTATGATTATTGGCGTACGTGTACTTTCTGAGCAGTGGAGCTTGTTTAGTTCATCAGAGCTGGATCTACTTCTTTATCTAGCTGGTGCCGCGGTTATTTTAGGACACAACTTTCCAGTTTTCACAAAATTTAAAGGTGGGAAAGGCACAGCCTCCATTATCGGGGTTTTACTTGCATTACATTGGCCGGTCGGACTGGCTGGATTGCTTATATTAATCTGCGTTACACTTTTAACAGATTATTTGTTGATTGGGGTTTTGTTTTTTTACCTCATATTTTTAGGAGCCTCTGTCTGGACAGCAGATGGAACAGGGCCAATCTTAATAGCAGGCTTCCTATTTTTAATGGCTTCCTTCTTACACATAGAGAATGTCCAACGATTAATACGGAACGAAGAAACAAAAATTTCCTCTGTTATAAAGAAAAAGAAGCCTTCGGTTTAA
- a CDS encoding PLP-dependent transferase, translating into MTNLQKETLLLHGGQTPDPVTGSRAVPIYKTTSYVFQSTEHAQNLFALKETGNIYSRITNPTVDVFEQRIALLEGGTAAVALSSGAAAIAFSILNIAGAGDEIIAAENLYGGTFNLFAHTLPRYGITVKFVDSSDPENFRKAVTEKTKGFFAEIIGNPSLNVLDVEAVSKISNEVGVPLLVDNTFATPFGSNPIEYGANIVIHSATKWIGGHGTTIGGVVVDGGNFNWNSDKFPGFTEPDVTYHGLRYGIDVPNVAFAIKLRVQLLRDFGPTLSPEAAFSFLQGLETLHLRVPKHNENAQKIAEYLNANEEVSWVNYLGLENHPTHELAKKYLKNGFGSILTFGVKGGREAGRQIIDNIEIWSHVANVGDAKSLIIHPASTTHQQLTPEDLVKSGVTEDLIRLSVGLEAVEDLQNALEKVLLRKTNVLSR; encoded by the coding sequence ATGACTAATCTTCAAAAAGAAACACTTCTATTACACGGTGGACAAACGCCTGATCCAGTGACAGGATCTAGAGCAGTACCTATTTACAAAACAACCTCATATGTATTTCAAAGCACAGAGCATGCACAAAATCTATTTGCCTTGAAAGAGACTGGTAATATCTATTCCAGAATCACAAACCCAACAGTAGATGTTTTTGAACAAAGAATTGCATTACTGGAAGGAGGAACAGCAGCAGTAGCACTTTCCTCAGGAGCAGCAGCTATAGCATTTTCTATTTTGAACATTGCTGGAGCTGGAGATGAAATTATAGCTGCTGAAAATTTATACGGAGGAACTTTTAATCTATTTGCACATACACTCCCACGTTATGGGATTACAGTAAAATTCGTAGATTCCTCTGACCCAGAAAATTTCCGTAAAGCTGTTACAGAGAAAACGAAAGGCTTCTTTGCAGAAATCATTGGAAATCCAAGCTTAAATGTTCTAGACGTAGAAGCTGTTTCAAAAATTTCCAATGAAGTAGGAGTTCCATTATTAGTAGATAACACATTTGCTACACCTTTTGGTTCAAATCCTATAGAGTATGGAGCTAACATTGTTATACATTCTGCAACGAAGTGGATTGGAGGACATGGGACAACAATTGGTGGTGTAGTAGTAGATGGAGGGAATTTCAATTGGAACTCCGATAAATTTCCGGGATTTACAGAGCCTGATGTTACTTATCATGGGCTACGTTATGGAATCGACGTACCAAATGTGGCATTTGCAATTAAGCTAAGAGTTCAGTTGCTTCGGGATTTTGGTCCTACTCTTAGCCCAGAGGCAGCATTTTCCTTTCTTCAAGGACTAGAAACACTTCACTTAAGAGTGCCAAAACATAACGAAAATGCACAGAAGATTGCAGAGTACTTAAATGCAAATGAGGAAGTGTCATGGGTTAACTACTTAGGGCTTGAAAACCATCCAACGCACGAGCTGGCTAAAAAGTATTTAAAAAATGGCTTCGGTTCTATTCTGACATTTGGAGTGAAGGGAGGCAGAGAAGCAGGTAGACAAATTATTGATAATATTGAAATTTGGTCTCATGTTGCTAATGTAGGAGACGCAAAATCCTTAATTATCCACCCAGCTTCTACTACTCACCAACAGCTTACTCCCGAGGATTTAGTAAAATCAGGTGTTACAGAGGATCTAATCCGCTTGTCTGTTGGCTTGGAGGCAGTTGAAGACTTACAAAATGCACTCGAAAAAGTACTTTTGAGAAAAACAAATGTCCTCTCTAGATAG
- a CDS encoding homoserine dehydrogenase, with protein MAKIKAAILGFGTVGQGIYHIVNEKREDLKKSLGLDIEICAILINNLAKERPETPGVLVTDDFEDIENIPGLQVVFEAIVNEEPAYSYLCRAIDKGCHVITANKVMFSKYSIPLQERAKSRGVFVGYEATTAGGVPIIKTLKNLLQVNSVKKIQGILNGTSNYILTQMRIEDSPFESALKEAQLLGYAEADPYNDISGQDAFRKLMILSALAFGKQPDWDDVRVVGIDEITLEDVREAKDKGLRYRHVAEIEQDENGELYASVGPQLVGADHPLYAIEGVNNAVSLDTNYIGTLTLVGPGAGMYPTASVMVEDYAEIIGKRAGFFITI; from the coding sequence ATGGCAAAAATAAAAGCAGCGATTTTAGGGTTTGGAACAGTCGGCCAAGGGATTTATCACATCGTAAATGAAAAAAGAGAAGACTTAAAAAAATCATTAGGGTTGGATATTGAGATTTGTGCAATCCTGATAAATAATTTAGCAAAAGAAAGACCTGAAACTCCAGGAGTTTTGGTAACAGACGACTTTGAGGATATTGAGAATATTCCTGGACTCCAGGTAGTTTTTGAGGCAATTGTCAACGAAGAGCCCGCATATAGCTATTTATGCAGAGCGATTGACAAAGGTTGTCACGTGATTACTGCAAATAAAGTCATGTTCTCTAAATATAGTATTCCCTTACAGGAGCGCGCAAAATCACGAGGTGTATTTGTAGGCTATGAGGCTACTACAGCTGGTGGGGTGCCAATTATCAAGACTCTAAAAAACCTGCTTCAAGTGAACTCTGTAAAGAAAATTCAAGGAATATTGAATGGAACATCCAACTATATTTTGACGCAAATGCGTATAGAGGATTCGCCATTTGAGAGTGCCTTAAAAGAAGCACAGCTGCTTGGATATGCAGAGGCTGATCCTTACAACGATATATCTGGTCAGGATGCATTTCGCAAGCTAATGATCTTAAGCGCATTGGCATTTGGAAAACAGCCAGATTGGGACGATGTACGTGTAGTAGGAATCGATGAAATTACATTAGAGGATGTACGTGAAGCTAAGGACAAAGGTCTTCGTTATCGTCATGTAGCAGAAATTGAACAGGATGAAAATGGAGAGTTATATGCATCAGTAGGGCCTCAGCTGGTAGGAGCAGATCATCCGTTGTATGCAATCGAAGGAGTAAATAATGCTGTTTCTCTTGATACTAACTATATTGGGACACTTACACTAGTAGGTCCTGGAGCGGGGATGTATCCTACTGCTAGCGTGATGGTTGAGGACTACGCAGAGATTATCGGTAAGAGAGCAGGCTTTTTTATTACAATATAA
- a CDS encoding excisionase family DNA-binding protein has translation MYMTVEETADFLSMPLEQVKRYIADKKIRAVFDGEQYVVNSAQFETHLEQVEELKRQIDEWRNTPIPEDIDVKDED, from the coding sequence ATGTACATGACAGTAGAAGAAACAGCTGACTTCTTGTCGATGCCACTTGAACAAGTCAAAAGGTATATCGCCGATAAAAAGATACGTGCTGTCTTTGACGGAGAGCAGTATGTTGTCAATAGTGCACAGTTCGAAACCCATTTAGAGCAAGTGGAAGAATTAAAACGTCAAATTGATGAGTGGCGCAATACTCCAATTCCAGAGGACATTGATGTAAAGGACGAGGACTAG